From Pandoraea vervacti, the proteins below share one genomic window:
- a CDS encoding Nif3-like dinuclear metal center hexameric protein: MNRVELELYLNDTLQIAQFRDYCPNGLQVEGRSEIRKIASGVTASLAFLEAARDWGADAVLVHHGYFWKNEDARITGMKRKRLGLLIGNDISLFAYHLPLDAHPELGNNAQLGKRLGFADDGGRFGPDQLGWLGAPSQPTTLGALATDVERQLGRKPLLLGDPNRQVRRVAWCTGGAQGFFEAAIAAGADVYISGEVSEPTQHLALESGVGYLAAGHHATERGGASAVGEHVAARFGLEHRFFDMPNPA; the protein is encoded by the coding sequence ATGAATCGTGTTGAACTGGAATTGTATCTGAACGATACCCTGCAAATCGCGCAATTTCGCGATTACTGCCCGAACGGCCTACAGGTCGAGGGGCGCAGCGAGATCAGGAAAATCGCCTCCGGCGTGACCGCCAGCCTGGCCTTTCTCGAAGCCGCCCGCGACTGGGGAGCGGATGCCGTGCTCGTCCACCATGGCTACTTCTGGAAGAACGAAGATGCGCGCATTACCGGGATGAAGCGCAAACGTCTCGGCCTGCTGATCGGCAATGACATCAGCCTGTTCGCCTACCACCTGCCGCTCGACGCCCATCCCGAGCTCGGCAACAACGCCCAACTCGGAAAACGGCTCGGATTTGCCGACGATGGCGGCCGTTTCGGCCCCGATCAGCTCGGTTGGCTCGGCGCGCCGTCACAACCGACGACGCTCGGCGCACTCGCGACCGACGTCGAACGCCAATTGGGACGCAAGCCCCTCCTGCTGGGAGATCCGAACCGGCAGGTGCGCCGCGTGGCGTGGTGTACCGGCGGGGCGCAGGGTTTCTTCGAAGCGGCGATCGCCGCCGGCGCGGACGTGTACATCAGCGGTGAAGTGTCCGAACCCACCCAGCATCTCGCGCTCGAGAGCGGGGTGGGATACCTGGCGGCAGGACATCATGCGACCGAGCGCGGGGGCGCCAGCGCCGTTGGCGAGCATGTCGCCGCGCGCTTCGGGCTCGAACACCGGTTCTTCGATATGCCGAACCCCGCCTGA
- a CDS encoding Do family serine endopeptidase gives MLRRFWLLFAQAVTVLLALLFIIATLKPQWLQRQGSFGKQLANPIIALQEVAPSLSDKPAAGSYADGAQKAMPAVVSIFSSKEQKQNRDPRLDDPLFRYFFGDGGGTVRQDPVSSLGSGVIVSSEGYILTNHHVVDGADEIEVALADGRKARAKLVGSDPETDLAVLKITLDNLPAITLGRMDQVRVGDVVLAIGNPFGVGQTVTMGIISALGRNHLDISTFENFIQTDAAINPGNSGGALVDVNGNLLGINTAIYSRSGGNMGIGFAIPVSTARSVLESIITTGGVTRGWVGVEPQDITSDIAESFGLQQDSGVIIAGVVQGGPADKAGVQPGDILTKVNDESIRDTTELLNVIAQIKPGTQAKLHVTRKKKELDLTVTIGKRPPPPKRPAQDEDDGDENNAD, from the coding sequence ATGCTCAGACGCTTCTGGCTACTGTTCGCGCAAGCGGTCACCGTGCTGCTTGCGTTGCTCTTCATCATCGCCACGCTCAAGCCTCAGTGGCTGCAACGCCAGGGTTCGTTCGGCAAGCAACTGGCCAATCCGATCATCGCCTTGCAGGAAGTCGCACCCAGCCTGTCCGACAAACCGGCGGCCGGCTCGTACGCGGACGGCGCGCAAAAGGCCATGCCCGCGGTCGTCAGCATCTTCTCCAGCAAGGAACAAAAGCAGAATCGCGATCCGCGCCTGGATGATCCGCTGTTCCGCTATTTCTTCGGGGACGGCGGCGGCACGGTGCGTCAGGATCCGGTGTCCAGCCTCGGTTCCGGCGTGATCGTGAGCAGCGAGGGCTATATTCTCACGAATCACCACGTGGTGGATGGGGCCGACGAGATCGAGGTCGCCCTCGCCGACGGCCGCAAGGCACGCGCCAAGCTGGTCGGCAGCGACCCCGAGACCGATCTGGCCGTGCTCAAGATCACCCTGGACAACCTGCCGGCCATCACCCTCGGGCGGATGGACCAGGTGCGCGTGGGCGATGTGGTGCTCGCCATCGGCAACCCGTTCGGGGTGGGCCAGACGGTCACCATGGGGATCATCAGCGCGCTGGGGCGTAACCACCTCGACATCAGCACGTTCGAGAACTTCATCCAGACGGACGCGGCCATTAACCCCGGCAATTCAGGCGGCGCACTCGTGGACGTGAACGGCAACCTGCTGGGCATCAACACCGCCATCTACTCGCGCAGCGGCGGCAACATGGGCATCGGTTTCGCGATTCCCGTGTCGACGGCACGCTCGGTGCTCGAGAGCATCATCACGACCGGCGGTGTCACGCGCGGCTGGGTGGGCGTGGAGCCGCAGGACATTACGTCGGACATCGCCGAGTCGTTCGGTCTTCAGCAGGACTCGGGCGTGATCATTGCGGGTGTCGTGCAAGGCGGTCCGGCCGACAAGGCCGGCGTGCAGCCGGGCGACATTCTGACGAAGGTGAATGACGAGTCGATTCGCGATACGACCGAACTGCTCAACGTCATCGCCCAGATCAAGCCGGGCACGCAGGCCAAATTGCACGTCACGCGCAAGAAGAAGGAGCTGGATCTGACGGTGACGATCGGCAAGCGTCCGCCACCGCCAAAGCGTCCCGCACAGGACGAGGACGACGGCGACGAGAACAACGCCGACTGA
- the tatC gene encoding twin-arginine translocase subunit TatC, whose amino-acid sequence MSDEKQIPEGGAEETFISHLVELRNRIIRAGTAVIVVFLSLVYWAPDIFRLLARPLTQSLPADGKLIVTDITGSFFVPMKVTLMVAFVIALPIVLYQVWAFIAPGLYQHEKKLVMPLVVSSYTLFLIGMAFAYFLVFPTVFHFIAHYNAPLGAEMNTDIDNYLSFVLTMFMAFGVTFEVPVVVVVLARMGVVSLAKLKQIRPYVVVGAFVLAAVVTPPDILSQLLLAVPLCILYELGLIAARLFVKQGEQSDAQKDAKDGKGDSENGQATS is encoded by the coding sequence GTGAGCGACGAGAAACAAATCCCCGAAGGGGGCGCCGAAGAGACCTTCATCTCGCATCTGGTCGAGCTGCGCAACCGCATTATCCGCGCGGGTACGGCAGTGATCGTGGTGTTCCTGTCACTGGTCTACTGGGCGCCGGACATCTTCCGGCTGCTGGCCCGCCCGCTAACCCAATCGTTGCCTGCCGACGGCAAGCTGATCGTCACCGACATCACCGGGTCGTTCTTCGTCCCGATGAAGGTCACGCTGATGGTCGCGTTCGTGATTGCGCTGCCCATCGTGCTGTATCAGGTCTGGGCGTTCATCGCGCCGGGACTGTATCAGCACGAGAAGAAACTGGTCATGCCGCTGGTCGTGAGCAGCTACACGCTGTTCCTGATCGGGATGGCCTTCGCCTATTTCCTCGTCTTCCCGACGGTGTTCCACTTCATTGCGCATTACAACGCGCCGCTGGGCGCGGAGATGAACACCGATATCGACAATTACCTGAGCTTCGTTCTCACGATGTTCATGGCGTTCGGGGTGACGTTCGAGGTGCCGGTGGTCGTGGTGGTGCTCGCGCGCATGGGGGTGGTGAGTCTGGCGAAGCTCAAGCAGATTCGACCGTACGTGGTGGTGGGCGCCTTTGTGCTCGCGGCCGTGGTGACGCCGCCGGATATTCTTTCGCAGTTGTTGCTGGCCGTGCCGCTGTGCATTCTTTATGAACTGGGGCTGATCGCCGCGCGCTTGTTCGTCAAGCAAGGGGAACAGTCGGACGCGCAGAAGGATGCGAAAGACGGGAAGGGGGATAGCGAGAACGGACAGGCAACGTCCTGA
- the tatB gene encoding Sec-independent protein translocase protein TatB encodes MIDLGLSKLMLIGVVALVVIGPERLPKVARTAGALFGRAQRYINDVKAEVSREMELDELRNMRTQFEDAARTAQNTVQKQLHEQEASLNDAWASATGASSSEIAGGGTDAATGYSDSYLAEPVVTSSIRASTKRRNWRVRRAATPIWFKQASTTRTRVQSGAARVARHTPAKLRRPVKFF; translated from the coding sequence ATGATCGATCTCGGTCTTTCCAAACTGATGCTGATCGGCGTGGTTGCGCTGGTCGTGATCGGTCCTGAGCGTCTGCCCAAGGTTGCCCGCACGGCGGGCGCCCTTTTTGGACGCGCACAACGCTATATCAACGATGTGAAGGCCGAAGTGAGTCGCGAGATGGAGCTCGATGAGCTGCGCAATATGCGCACGCAGTTCGAGGACGCGGCGCGCACTGCCCAGAACACCGTGCAGAAGCAGTTGCATGAGCAGGAGGCGTCGCTCAACGACGCCTGGGCGAGTGCGACGGGCGCCTCGTCGAGCGAGATCGCCGGCGGTGGCACCGATGCCGCGACCGGATACTCCGACAGCTATCTCGCCGAACCGGTCGTGACGTCGAGCATCCGCGCGTCGACCAAGCGCCGCAACTGGCGTGTGCGCCGGGCCGCGACGCCCATCTGGTTCAAGCAAGCCAGCACGACGCGAACGCGCGTGCAGTCGGGGGCGGCACGCGTGGCGCGTCACACACCGGCGAAGCTGCGTCGACCCGTCAAGTTCTTCTGA
- the tatA gene encoding Sec-independent protein translocase subunit TatA, whose protein sequence is MGSLSIWHWLIVLVIVMMVFGTKKLRNMGSDLGGAVKGFKDGMKEGETSSSAKEDPAAAKELRDSTTIDVQAKDASNHKQG, encoded by the coding sequence ATGGGTTCGTTGAGTATTTGGCACTGGCTGATCGTGCTGGTGATCGTGATGATGGTTTTCGGCACCAAGAAGCTGCGCAATATGGGGAGCGATCTCGGTGGCGCAGTCAAGGGCTTCAAGGACGGCATGAAGGAAGGCGAAACCTCCTCCAGCGCCAAGGAAGACCCGGCGGCTGCCAAGGAACTGCGCGATTCGACCACCATCGACGTGCAGGCCAAGGACGCGAGCAATCACAAGCAAGGCTAA
- a CDS encoding histidine triad nucleotide-binding protein — translation MTHDNCIFCKIIAGQIPSAQVYADDDVVVFKDINPAADLHLLMVPRKHIATLQDCQPEDQALLGKMMLLAPKLAAEQGYRFDGDASNIEGNGFRVVMNTGPGGGQEVYHLHMHILAGPRPWKRM, via the coding sequence ATGACGCACGATAACTGTATCTTCTGCAAAATCATCGCCGGGCAGATCCCGAGCGCGCAGGTCTACGCCGACGACGATGTCGTGGTGTTCAAGGACATCAATCCCGCCGCCGATCTGCATCTGCTCATGGTGCCGCGCAAGCATATCGCCACGCTGCAGGATTGCCAGCCGGAAGACCAGGCGCTGCTGGGCAAGATGATGCTGCTCGCCCCGAAGCTCGCCGCCGAACAGGGCTATCGCTTCGATGGCGATGCGTCGAACATCGAAGGCAACGGCTTTCGTGTGGTGATGAACACGGGGCCCGGCGGCGGCCAGGAGGTTTATCATCTTCACATGCACATTCTGGCCGGACCGCGGCCGTGGAAGCGCATGTAA
- a CDS encoding DUF4870 family protein, with product MNDPHSAGSTGHPYTVNTPNIVNAPTEEQERALRKLTHVLYALYALFWLTGGVTAIVAIIINYVKRDDTIGTLYASHFTWQIRTFWWSVVWAVLGVALAVVFIGFAILWVLGIWTLYRIVKGWLYLNDSKPMYATRA from the coding sequence ATGAACGATCCGCATAGCGCCGGCAGCACGGGCCACCCCTATACCGTCAACACGCCGAATATCGTGAACGCCCCCACCGAGGAACAGGAGCGCGCGCTGCGCAAGCTCACGCATGTGCTCTACGCGCTTTATGCGCTCTTCTGGCTGACGGGCGGCGTGACGGCGATCGTGGCCATCATCATCAACTACGTCAAACGCGATGACACGATCGGCACGCTCTATGCCTCGCACTTCACGTGGCAGATCCGCACCTTCTGGTGGTCGGTGGTCTGGGCGGTGTTGGGCGTGGCGCTCGCTGTCGTGTTCATCGGCTTTGCGATTCTCTGGGTGCTCGGCATCTGGACGCTGTACCGAATCGTCAAGGGCTGGCTCTATCTGAACGACAGCAAACCCATGTACGCGACGCGCGCCTGA
- a CDS encoding phosphoribosyl-ATP diphosphatase: MNDTLERVAEVIASRKGGDPDKSYVARLFHKGDDAICKKIGEEATEVVLAAKDIRIGGADKASDSRQKLVNETADLWFHCMVLLAHHDLSPNEVLAELARREGLSGLVEKAQRSTRGEHAD, encoded by the coding sequence ATGAACGATACGCTTGAGCGTGTTGCCGAAGTGATCGCCTCGCGCAAGGGCGGCGATCCCGACAAGTCGTATGTCGCGCGTCTGTTCCACAAGGGCGACGACGCCATCTGCAAGAAAATCGGCGAAGAGGCCACGGAGGTGGTGCTCGCCGCCAAGGACATCCGTATTGGCGGCGCCGACAAGGCCAGCGATTCGCGCCAGAAGCTGGTCAACGAAACCGCCGATCTGTGGTTCCACTGCATGGTGCTGCTCGCCCATCACGACCTGAGTCCGAACGAAGTGCTCGCCGAACTGGCGCGCCGCGAAGGGCTGTCGGGACTCGTCGAGAAGGCGCAGCGCAGCACGCGCGGCGAACACGCGGACTGA
- the hisI gene encoding phosphoribosyl-AMP cyclohydrolase: MTQDWLDKVSWDAQGLVPVIAQEVGTNDVLMFAWMNREALARTVEIGEAVYYSRSRKRLWHKGEESGHVQKVHEIRLDCDEDVVLLKVTQNDGIACHTGRHSCFFQKFEGNVEAGQWTTVEPVLKDPNKIYK; encoded by the coding sequence ATGACCCAGGATTGGCTGGACAAGGTTAGTTGGGACGCACAGGGCCTCGTGCCCGTGATTGCCCAGGAAGTTGGCACCAACGACGTGCTGATGTTCGCCTGGATGAACCGCGAAGCGCTCGCGCGCACGGTGGAAATCGGCGAGGCCGTCTACTACTCGCGCTCGCGCAAGCGCCTGTGGCACAAGGGCGAGGAGTCGGGCCACGTGCAGAAGGTGCACGAGATTCGTCTCGATTGCGACGAAGACGTGGTGCTGCTCAAGGTGACGCAGAACGACGGGATCGCGTGCCATACCGGCCGTCATTCCTGCTTCTTCCAGAAGTTCGAGGGCAACGTCGAAGCGGGGCAGTGGACCACCGTCGAACCGGTGCTCAAGGACCCCAACAAGATCTACAAGTGA
- the hisF gene encoding imidazole glycerol phosphate synthase subunit HisF — protein MALAKRIIPCLDVTAGRVVKGVNFVELRDAGDPVEIARRYDEQGADELTFLDITATSDGRDLILPIIEAVAAQVFIPLTVGGGVREVADVRRLLNAGADKVSMNSSAVANPQLVADAAAKYGSQCIVVAIDAKRVSADGEAPRWEVFTHGGRKNTGLDAVAWARQIEALGAGEILLTSMDRDGTKSGFDLALTRAVSDAVSIPVIASGGVGSLADLANGVTEGHADAVLAASIFHYGEHTVGEAKRFMADKGISVRL, from the coding sequence ATGGCTCTCGCTAAACGCATCATCCCGTGTCTGGACGTGACGGCCGGCCGCGTGGTCAAGGGCGTCAACTTCGTCGAACTTCGCGACGCGGGCGACCCGGTCGAGATCGCCCGTCGCTATGACGAGCAGGGCGCCGACGAACTCACGTTCCTGGACATCACCGCGACCTCCGACGGGCGCGACCTCATTTTGCCGATCATCGAAGCGGTGGCCGCACAGGTCTTCATTCCGCTGACCGTGGGCGGTGGCGTGCGCGAAGTGGCAGATGTGCGACGTCTGCTCAACGCCGGCGCCGACAAGGTCAGCATGAACTCCTCGGCCGTGGCGAATCCGCAACTGGTGGCCGACGCGGCGGCCAAGTACGGCTCGCAGTGCATTGTCGTGGCCATCGACGCCAAGCGTGTCTCGGCCGACGGCGAAGCGCCGCGCTGGGAAGTCTTCACGCATGGCGGGCGCAAGAACACCGGCCTTGACGCCGTGGCCTGGGCCCGGCAGATCGAAGCGCTGGGCGCGGGCGAAATCCTGCTCACGAGCATGGACCGCGACGGCACGAAGAGCGGCTTCGATCTGGCGCTCACGCGCGCCGTGTCGGATGCCGTGAGCATTCCGGTGATCGCCTCGGGTGGCGTGGGTTCGCTGGCGGATCTGGCCAACGGCGTGACCGAAGGTCATGCGGACGCCGTGCTCGCCGCGAGCATCTTCCACTACGGCGAGCATACGGTCGGCGAAGCGAAGCGCTTCATGGCCGACAAGGGCATTTCCGTACGCCTTTGA
- the hisA gene encoding 1-(5-phosphoribosyl)-5-[(5-phosphoribosylamino)methylideneamino]imidazole-4-carboxamide isomerase, which yields MLLIPAIDLKDGQCVRLKQGDMDQATVFSEDPAAMARHWVDQGARRLHLVDLNGAFAGKPRNEAAIRAIIQEVGADIPVQLGGGIRDLGTIERYLDDGLSYVIIGTAAVKNPGFLRDACSAFGGHIIVGLDAKDGKVATDGWSKLTGHEVVDLARKFEDYGVESIIYTDIGRDGMLQGINIDATVRLAQAVTVPVIASGGLSNLGDIDALCKVEGEGVEGVICGRAIYSGDLNFSAAQTRADELSEGAA from the coding sequence ATGCTGCTCATCCCGGCCATCGACCTTAAAGACGGTCAATGTGTTCGCCTCAAACAAGGCGACATGGATCAAGCCACCGTATTCTCGGAGGACCCCGCCGCCATGGCCCGACATTGGGTCGATCAGGGCGCGCGCCGTCTCCATCTGGTGGACTTGAATGGCGCATTCGCTGGCAAGCCGCGTAACGAAGCGGCCATCCGCGCCATCATTCAGGAAGTCGGCGCCGATATTCCCGTGCAACTGGGCGGCGGCATTCGCGACCTCGGCACCATCGAGCGCTATCTGGACGACGGGCTGTCGTACGTCATCATCGGAACGGCGGCGGTGAAGAACCCGGGTTTCCTGCGTGACGCGTGCAGCGCGTTCGGCGGCCACATCATCGTCGGCCTCGACGCCAAGGACGGCAAAGTCGCCACCGACGGCTGGAGCAAGCTCACCGGTCACGAGGTGGTCGACCTGGCGCGCAAGTTCGAGGATTACGGCGTGGAGTCGATCATCTACACCGACATCGGCCGCGACGGCATGCTCCAGGGCATCAACATCGACGCGACGGTGCGCCTCGCACAAGCGGTCACCGTGCCGGTGATCGCCAGCGGCGGCCTGTCGAATCTGGGCGATATCGATGCGCTGTGCAAGGTCGAAGGCGAGGGCGTCGAAGGCGTCATCTGCGGCCGTGCCATTTACTCGGGCGACCTGAATTTCTCGGCGGCGCAAACGCGTGCCGACGAGCTTTCCGAAGGAGCGGCATAA
- the hisH gene encoding imidazole glycerol phosphate synthase subunit HisH — MNKIAIVDYGMGNLRSVYQALRAAAPEADVSISSDAAEIRAADRVVLPGQGAMRDCMGCLNESGLREAVVQAAATKPMFGVCVGEQMLFDMSDEGNTPALGLLPGRVVRFDLEGQVQDDGSRFKVPQMGWNRVRQTQGNHPIWAGVPDDSYFYFVHSYYVVPAKPELTAGETVYGVPFTCAVAQDNIFATQFHPEKSAQAGLALYRNFAQWKP; from the coding sequence ATGAATAAGATTGCGATTGTCGACTACGGAATGGGCAACCTGCGCTCGGTCTATCAGGCGCTGCGTGCCGCAGCCCCGGAGGCCGACGTGAGCATCAGCAGCGACGCCGCCGAAATTCGCGCCGCCGACCGCGTGGTGCTGCCGGGACAGGGCGCGATGCGCGACTGCATGGGCTGCCTGAACGAATCGGGTTTGCGCGAGGCGGTCGTGCAAGCCGCCGCCACCAAGCCGATGTTCGGCGTGTGCGTGGGCGAGCAGATGCTGTTCGACATGTCGGACGAGGGCAACACGCCCGCGCTCGGCCTGCTGCCGGGCCGCGTGGTGCGCTTCGATCTCGAAGGTCAGGTGCAGGACGACGGCTCGCGCTTCAAGGTGCCGCAAATGGGGTGGAATCGCGTGCGCCAGACGCAAGGCAACCACCCGATCTGGGCCGGCGTGCCCGACGACAGTTATTTTTACTTCGTACACAGCTACTACGTAGTGCCCGCGAAGCCCGAACTGACGGCTGGCGAGACGGTCTACGGTGTGCCCTTTACCTGTGCGGTGGCCCAAGATAATATCTTCGCCACCCAGTTTCACCCGGAAAAGAGCGCCCAGGCCGGCCTTGCGCTTTATCGCAATTTTGCGCAGTGGAAGCCCTGA
- a CDS encoding MarC family protein has product MTLDAFKFFISLLALINPLGAIPLFISLTSTQTREEKRHTIKVAAIAVALVVAGSGLFGEAIIRFFGISIASLEVGGGVIMLLMAVNMINAQTGNTRATAEERHEAEERPNIAVVPLAIPLLTGPGTISTVIIYSGRAHGWAQILALMAIGVGVGAVCWVALRSAGRIEGWLGRTGINIGTRLMGLILSALAVEFIIDGLKILLPGLR; this is encoded by the coding sequence ATGACGCTCGACGCCTTCAAGTTCTTCATCTCGCTGCTGGCCCTGATCAATCCGCTCGGGGCGATTCCGCTGTTCATCAGCCTGACGTCCACGCAGACGCGCGAAGAGAAGCGTCATACGATCAAGGTTGCGGCCATTGCCGTGGCGCTGGTGGTGGCCGGTTCGGGACTGTTCGGTGAAGCCATCATCCGCTTCTTCGGTATCTCGATCGCGTCGCTGGAAGTCGGCGGCGGAGTGATCATGCTGCTCATGGCGGTGAACATGATCAACGCCCAGACCGGCAATACGCGGGCGACGGCCGAAGAGCGTCACGAAGCGGAGGAGCGGCCGAACATTGCCGTGGTGCCGCTCGCAATCCCGCTGCTGACCGGCCCGGGCACGATCAGTACCGTGATCATCTACTCGGGACGCGCCCATGGCTGGGCGCAGATTCTGGCGCTCATGGCGATCGGCGTGGGCGTGGGGGCGGTGTGCTGGGTGGCGTTGCGCAGTGCGGGGCGGATCGAAGGCTGGCTCGGGCGTACGGGCATCAACATCGGCACGCGCCTGATGGGGTTGATCCTCTCGGCGCTGGCCGTGGAATTCATTATCGATGGTTTGAAAATACTGCTGCCGGGTTTGAGATGA
- the hisB gene encoding imidazoleglycerol-phosphate dehydratase HisB has translation MRIAEVVRDTSETQIRVKIDLDGAGRKTLDTGVPFLDHMLDQIARHGLIDMDIEAKGDTYIDDHHTVEDVGITLGMAVAKAIGDKKGIVRYGHSYVPLDEALSRVVIDFSGRPGLEFHVPFTRARVGNFDVDLLIEFFRGFVNHAGVTLHIDNLRGINAHHQCETVFKAFGRALRMAVEIDPRAAGVVPSTKGSL, from the coding sequence ATGCGCATTGCGGAAGTCGTTCGCGATACCAGCGAAACGCAAATACGCGTCAAGATCGACCTGGACGGCGCCGGCCGTAAGACCCTCGATACCGGCGTGCCGTTTCTGGACCACATGCTCGACCAGATCGCGCGCCACGGTCTCATCGATATGGATATCGAGGCCAAGGGCGATACGTACATCGACGATCACCATACGGTCGAAGATGTCGGTATCACGCTGGGCATGGCGGTGGCCAAGGCCATCGGCGACAAGAAAGGCATCGTGCGTTACGGCCATAGCTATGTGCCCCTCGACGAAGCGCTTTCGCGCGTGGTGATCGACTTCTCGGGCCGTCCCGGTCTCGAATTCCATGTGCCTTTCACGCGCGCTCGCGTGGGTAACTTCGACGTCGACCTGCTCATCGAATTTTTCCGCGGCTTCGTGAATCACGCGGGCGTCACGCTTCATATCGACAACCTGCGCGGCATCAACGCTCACCACCAGTGCGAAACGGTGTTCAAGGCGTTCGGTCGTGCGTTGCGCATGGCGGTCGAGATCGATCCGCGTGCGGCGGGTGTGGTGCCGTCCACGAAGGGCAGCCTGTAA
- the hisC gene encoding histidinol-phosphate transaminase: MSVDQVIRPDVLAMSTYPVPDASGFLKLDAMENPYGLPDTLRTALGQRLADVALNRYPAPRPQALLEKLARTMGVPAGARLLLGNGSDEIISMIAMATARPGAAVIAPMPGFVMYEMSSRFAGIEFVGVPLRADFSLDMPAMLNAIAAHPGAVVYLAYPNNPTGNLFADEDIETLVRAAGKGLVVIDEAYQPFAGRTWMPRLPEFPNLLVMRTVSKLGLAGIRLGYVAGAAEWLDQLDKVRPPYNVNVLTQACAAFMLDHLDVLDAQAAELRAERSRLAAAVAALPGVTVFPSDANFLLVRVPDADKTHAGLLAHKVLIKNVGKMHILLANCLRLTVGTPTENATMVQALAASL; this comes from the coding sequence ATGTCCGTCGATCAAGTGATCCGCCCCGATGTGCTTGCCATGAGCACCTATCCCGTGCCCGATGCCAGCGGCTTCCTGAAGCTCGATGCCATGGAGAACCCCTACGGACTGCCGGACACGTTGCGCACCGCGCTGGGGCAGCGTCTGGCGGATGTGGCGCTTAACCGCTACCCGGCGCCGCGCCCGCAGGCGTTGCTCGAAAAACTCGCCCGAACGATGGGCGTGCCTGCCGGGGCCAGGTTGTTGCTGGGCAACGGCTCGGACGAGATCATCAGCATGATCGCCATGGCGACGGCGCGACCTGGCGCGGCCGTCATCGCCCCGATGCCGGGCTTCGTGATGTACGAGATGTCGTCGCGCTTTGCGGGCATCGAGTTCGTGGGGGTGCCGCTGCGCGCCGATTTCTCGCTGGACATGCCCGCCATGCTCAATGCCATTGCGGCGCATCCGGGCGCGGTCGTCTATCTGGCGTATCCGAACAATCCGACCGGCAATCTGTTTGCCGACGAGGATATCGAGACGCTCGTGCGCGCTGCGGGCAAGGGGCTCGTAGTGATCGACGAGGCTTACCAGCCGTTCGCCGGCAGGACGTGGATGCCGCGTCTGCCCGAGTTTCCGAACCTGCTGGTGATGCGTACGGTCTCGAAGCTCGGTCTGGCGGGCATCCGACTGGGATATGTGGCGGGCGCGGCCGAGTGGCTCGACCAGCTCGACAAGGTTCGCCCGCCCTACAACGTCAACGTGCTGACGCAGGCGTGCGCCGCGTTCATGCTCGATCATCTGGACGTACTCGATGCCCAGGCGGCCGAGCTGCGGGCCGAGCGTTCGCGGCTGGCGGCCGCCGTGGCGGCGCTTCCCGGGGTGACGGTATTCCCGAGCGACGCGAATTTTCTGCTCGTTCGCGTGCCGGACGCCGACAAAACCCACGCCGGACTGCTCGCGCACAAGGTGTTGATCAAAAACGTGGGTAAAATGCACATATTGCTGGCCAATTGCCTCAGATTGACGGTCGGCACCCCCACGGAGAATGCGACGATGGTCCAAGCCCTGGCCGCATCACTCTAA